A window from Aliamphritea hakodatensis encodes these proteins:
- a CDS encoding type B 50S ribosomal protein L31, which produces MKKGIHPEYDYVIFRDTSCSRDFRIRSTCKSNQTVVWEDGKTYPLINLDVSSASHPVYTGEKRKVQSEGRIAQFNKRFGKRAGKA; this is translated from the coding sequence ATGAAAAAGGGTATTCACCCCGAGTACGACTATGTCATTTTTCGCGATACCAGCTGCAGCCGTGACTTCCGTATCCGTTCGACGTGCAAGAGTAATCAGACGGTGGTGTGGGAAGACGGTAAAACCTATCCGCTGATTAATCTGGATGTTTCCAGCGCTTCACATCCGGTGTATACCGGGGAAAAACGTAAAGTGCAGTCTGAGGGCCGTATTGCTCAGTTCAATAAGCGTTTTGGTAAGCGTGCCGGTAAGGCCTGA
- the ykgO gene encoding type B 50S ribosomal protein L36, translating into MQVLNSLKSAKKRHPDCQVVKRRGRLYVICKSNPRFKARQGAAKQG; encoded by the coding sequence ATGCAGGTTCTGAATTCGCTGAAGTCAGCAAAAAAGCGTCATCCGGATTGTCAGGTGGTTAAACGCCGGGGGCGTTTGTACGTGATCTGTAAATCAAATCCACGCTTTAAAGCCCGGCAGGGGGCAGCCAAACAAGGCTGA
- a CDS encoding HD domain-containing phosphohydrolase: MATFSLGGSLDNELFAEAYDEFLEQYRLCESSIVDLEHSPEDAALLDDLFRTVHTVKANSSMLSFAPMVIILQELENVLDLVREGQIPFSDRAGDLVLLLMDKARDFMEQYHSAQQVEYDDALYEAVKAGLQRLSMAPPEMVAPLLVNIIALVDPNTRQVPLEEKHWLDTFTEPSADLSFLYNMAQACEQRVGYWQGRTDRVVKLALAVNEAGGSPVDANALAASLFTHDIAMAFLPTSLLTKQSSLDDHQTKLMRQHVQVSAHLMRSMFDSQNAGTMLMQHQELLSGSGYPKGLSGNQICTGAKIIAIVHTFEAITHGHTSTSLHKRPLMRALLEISNKAGVDFDKQWVEIFMKVVREQQQ; the protein is encoded by the coding sequence ATGGCCACGTTCTCCCTCGGAGGCTCTCTGGATAATGAACTCTTCGCTGAGGCCTATGACGAATTTCTCGAGCAGTACCGGCTATGTGAATCCAGCATCGTTGATCTGGAACACTCTCCGGAAGACGCTGCACTGCTCGATGACCTCTTCCGCACAGTGCATACCGTAAAAGCGAACTCGAGCATGCTCAGCTTTGCGCCAATGGTCATCATTCTTCAGGAACTGGAAAATGTTCTGGATCTGGTCCGGGAAGGACAGATTCCGTTCTCTGACCGTGCCGGTGATCTGGTATTACTGCTGATGGATAAAGCCCGTGATTTCATGGAACAGTACCACAGCGCTCAGCAAGTCGAATACGACGATGCCCTCTATGAGGCCGTCAAAGCTGGCCTGCAAAGGCTTTCCATGGCGCCACCTGAAATGGTCGCTCCCTTGCTGGTGAACATTATCGCACTGGTAGACCCGAACACCCGTCAGGTTCCCCTTGAAGAAAAACACTGGCTGGATACCTTTACTGAACCCAGTGCTGATCTCAGTTTTCTCTACAATATGGCACAAGCCTGCGAACAGCGTGTGGGCTACTGGCAGGGCCGCACCGACCGGGTGGTTAAACTTGCCCTGGCCGTCAATGAAGCCGGCGGCAGCCCGGTAGATGCCAATGCGCTGGCGGCCTCGCTTTTCACCCACGACATTGCCATGGCATTTCTGCCAACGTCTTTACTGACCAAGCAAAGCTCACTGGATGACCATCAGACAAAACTGATGCGCCAGCATGTTCAGGTGTCGGCACACCTGATGCGCTCAATGTTTGATTCTCAGAACGCCGGCACCATGCTGATGCAACATCAGGAGCTGTTAAGTGGCAGCGGCTACCCCAAAGGTCTGAGCGGTAACCAGATCTGTACCGGCGCCAAAATTATCGCCATTGTCCATACCTTTGAAGCCATCACCCACGGCCACACCAGCACCTCCCTGCACAAACGCCCACTGATGCGGGCTTTGCTCGAAATCAGCAACAAAGCCGGCGTTGATTTTGACAAACAGTGGGTGGAAATATTTATGAAAGTGGTCCGCGAACAGCAGCAATAA
- a CDS encoding carnitine 3-dehydrogenase, translated as MNKIAACIGGGVIGGGWVARFLLHGWDVRLFDPAPDAERKVNEVISNARRALPALADVAMPEEGTLTLCTTLEEAVSEAQWIQESVPERLDLKHKVMASIQAACRTDAIIGSSTSGFKPSELQESAANPGQIMVAHPFNPVYLVPLVEVVPSEKCSLEQVAAAKDILDGIGMKPLVVRKEIDAHIADRLLEAVWREGLWLINDDVATTEEIDDAIRFGFGLRWAQMGLFETYRIAGGEAGMAHFIGQFGPALAWPWTKLMDVPELTDELIQKIADQSDAQSGMYDLRQLEQIRDDNLVGIMRVQKNADWGVGAMLREHDQRLKAMTPEQAAPEISAEPLPMFSGKVLPAWIDYNGHMNEANYLRVFSDATDNFMAFVGVDDDYIQAGQSYYTVETHIRHLDDIKLGQGVEVRTQLIAQSAKKMHLFHFMYNRETGALIATGEHMLLHVDINAGKTCPATETVQAKLAAVFNSHADLPVPEGAGNAIGSK; from the coding sequence ATGAATAAAATTGCAGCCTGTATAGGCGGTGGTGTTATCGGTGGCGGCTGGGTCGCCCGTTTTCTTTTACACGGCTGGGATGTCCGCCTGTTTGATCCGGCGCCGGATGCCGAACGCAAAGTTAACGAAGTCATCAGTAACGCCCGTCGCGCACTGCCAGCACTGGCAGATGTTGCAATGCCTGAAGAAGGCACTCTGACGCTCTGCACCACACTGGAAGAAGCTGTCAGTGAAGCACAATGGATTCAGGAAAGCGTGCCGGAACGCCTTGACCTGAAACACAAGGTGATGGCCTCCATTCAGGCTGCCTGCCGTACTGATGCCATTATCGGCTCCTCCACGTCCGGGTTTAAACCGTCGGAACTGCAGGAAAGCGCGGCAAATCCCGGCCAGATCATGGTCGCTCACCCGTTTAACCCGGTCTATCTGGTGCCGCTGGTTGAGGTGGTCCCAAGCGAGAAGTGTTCGCTGGAACAGGTTGCAGCTGCTAAAGATATTCTGGACGGCATCGGCATGAAACCGCTGGTTGTTCGCAAAGAAATTGATGCCCACATCGCCGACCGGCTACTGGAAGCTGTATGGCGGGAAGGCCTCTGGCTGATCAACGATGATGTCGCCACCACTGAAGAAATTGATGACGCTATCCGCTTTGGCTTCGGCCTGCGCTGGGCGCAAATGGGCCTGTTCGAAACTTACCGGATCGCCGGTGGTGAAGCAGGCATGGCGCACTTCATTGGCCAGTTTGGCCCGGCACTGGCCTGGCCATGGACCAAGCTTATGGACGTACCGGAACTGACCGATGAACTGATTCAGAAGATCGCTGATCAGTCAGATGCGCAGTCCGGTATGTACGACCTGCGCCAGCTGGAACAGATCCGGGACGACAACCTGGTGGGTATCATGCGGGTTCAGAAAAATGCCGACTGGGGTGTGGGTGCCATGCTGCGCGAGCACGATCAGCGGCTGAAGGCAATGACCCCGGAACAGGCTGCACCTGAAATCAGCGCCGAGCCCCTGCCAATGTTCAGCGGTAAAGTACTGCCCGCATGGATCGACTACAACGGCCACATGAATGAAGCAAACTATCTGCGGGTATTCAGTGATGCCACTGACAACTTCATGGCGTTTGTCGGCGTAGATGATGACTACATCCAGGCCGGCCAGAGTTACTACACCGTAGAGACGCATATTCGCCACCTGGACGATATAAAGCTGGGGCAGGGCGTTGAAGTCCGTACCCAACTGATCGCCCAGAGCGCGAAAAAAATGCACCTGTTCCACTTTATGTATAACCGGGAGACCGGCGCACTGATCGCCACCGGCGAACACATGCTGCTGCACGTGGACATCAATGCCGGAAAAACCTGCCCGGCAACAGAGACTGTACAGGCTAAGCTTGCCGCTGTATTTAACAGCCACGCCGACTTGCCTGTACCGGAAGGTGCAGGGAATGCCATCGGGAGCAAATAG
- a CDS encoding 3-keto-5-aminohexanoate cleavage protein, which yields MPLQPNTKPFITCAVTGSGGTQDRSPHVPRSPEQIANDCIDAAKAGAAVVHCHVREPDTGKPSRRVELYRELTERVRDAEVDVVLNLTAGMGGDIVFGNTEAPFPLNEAATDMVGATERMEHVRQCLPEICTLDCGTMNFAEADYVMTNTPGMLRAMGKMMTDLGVRPEIEAFDTGHLWLAKQLVSEGIIEDPVMIQLCMGIPWGAPDDLNTFMAMVNNIPESWTFSAFSIGRNQMPFAAAAMLAGGNIRVGLEDNLWLGKGQLATNAQLVEKAATIVTNMGATLMTPAEVREKMQLTKRAPLAL from the coding sequence ATGCCTTTACAGCCGAATACCAAACCTTTCATTACCTGTGCCGTAACCGGTTCCGGCGGAACCCAGGACCGTTCCCCTCATGTACCGCGCAGCCCGGAGCAAATCGCCAACGACTGTATCGATGCCGCTAAGGCGGGTGCCGCTGTCGTTCACTGCCACGTGCGTGAGCCTGACACCGGCAAGCCAAGCCGCCGGGTTGAACTGTACCGCGAACTGACCGAACGGGTCCGTGATGCGGAAGTGGATGTTGTTCTGAACCTGACTGCCGGTATGGGCGGCGACATCGTATTCGGTAACACCGAAGCGCCGTTCCCACTGAACGAAGCAGCGACGGATATGGTTGGCGCAACCGAGCGTATGGAACACGTACGCCAGTGCCTGCCGGAAATCTGCACCCTGGACTGCGGCACCATGAACTTTGCCGAAGCCGATTACGTGATGACCAACACCCCGGGCATGCTGCGGGCAATGGGTAAAATGATGACAGATCTGGGCGTGCGTCCGGAAATCGAAGCATTCGATACCGGTCACCTGTGGCTGGCCAAACAACTGGTATCCGAAGGCATCATCGAAGATCCGGTCATGATCCAGCTGTGCATGGGCATCCCATGGGGTGCCCCGGATGATCTGAACACCTTCATGGCCATGGTAAACAATATTCCGGAAAGCTGGACCTTCTCTGCTTTCTCTATTGGCCGTAACCAGATGCCGTTTGCTGCTGCCGCCATGCTGGCCGGCGGTAATATCCGCGTCGGTCTGGAAGACAACCTGTGGCTGGGTAAAGGCCAGTTGGCAACCAACGCCCAACTGGTAGAAAAAGCCGCGACGATCGTCACCAACATGGGGGCTACCCTGATGACGCCGGCGGAAGTACGGGAAAAAATGCAGCTGACCAAGCGCGCCCCGCTGGCACTGTAA
- a CDS encoding GlxA family transcriptional regulator, with protein sequence MSLFSPANDSLNVVILLMPDSSLMSLASTLDTMRAANRISRRTLFSWRVITLDGEPAVLSCGQPIHPQGSMQSTMQDTALQRDLLICIAAFHHEKHMDKQRLAGFRQFARDFSYVGGVESGSWVLARAGLLEGKSATTHWEDLEDFRDRYPRVEVRPDRYVVDGRIFTTGGAAPTFDLILYLIRSRYGHTLALEVASAFIYDGKAQADSPQPLVSLGALEQHEPQLSAAVRMMEAHLDSPLKTQEVADALGFSVRSLENLFRRRLDISPHQYYKRLRLQAARRLVVDSRHSMQEIAVRTGFNSLAVFSREFSNFYGESPSRYRREARSR encoded by the coding sequence ATGAGCTTGTTCAGCCCTGCTAATGACAGTCTGAATGTGGTGATTCTGCTGATGCCGGATTCATCCCTGATGTCACTGGCGTCGACGCTGGATACCATGCGGGCGGCTAACCGGATTTCCCGGCGCACGTTATTTTCGTGGCGGGTAATTACTCTGGACGGGGAGCCGGCGGTGTTGTCCTGCGGGCAGCCGATTCATCCACAGGGCTCAATGCAATCGACCATGCAGGACACAGCGTTGCAGCGTGATCTGCTGATTTGCATTGCCGCGTTTCACCATGAGAAGCATATGGATAAACAGCGGCTGGCCGGATTCAGACAGTTTGCCAGGGATTTCTCCTATGTGGGCGGAGTAGAATCCGGCAGCTGGGTGCTGGCAAGGGCCGGGCTGCTGGAAGGTAAGAGTGCGACGACGCACTGGGAAGATCTTGAGGATTTCAGGGACCGCTATCCAAGGGTAGAGGTACGCCCTGACCGTTATGTGGTGGATGGCCGGATTTTTACCACGGGCGGGGCGGCACCAACCTTCGATCTCATTCTGTATCTGATCCGCAGCCGTTACGGGCATACCCTGGCACTGGAAGTGGCCAGCGCCTTTATTTATGACGGTAAAGCTCAGGCAGATTCACCGCAACCGCTGGTATCTCTGGGAGCGCTGGAACAACATGAGCCGCAGCTAAGTGCGGCGGTGCGGATGATGGAAGCGCATCTGGACAGCCCGTTAAAAACCCAGGAAGTGGCGGATGCCCTTGGCTTCAGTGTGCGCAGCCTGGAGAACCTGTTCCGGCGCCGGCTGGATATCAGCCCGCATCAGTATTATAAGCGTCTGCGGCTTCAGGCTGCCCGGCGGCTGGTGGTGGACAGCCGTCACAGTATGCAGGAAATTGCGGTGCGTACCGGCTTTAATTCACTGGCGGTGTTTTCCCGGGAGTTCAGCAATTTTTACGGTGAGAGCCCCAGCCGTTACCGGCGTGAGGCCCGCAGTCGATAG
- a CDS encoding phosphoethanolamine transferase gives MSYPAVLQRLRLPQLSIAQMTFCLTLYYVLILNLPLFREFYSILSAADAVKTGFVISIPFFIFAVIYLVFNLAVWPYITKPLFSLILITSSMVSYSMYNYGIYIDYGMVENIFETDTAEASAYVSLYSACWVLLLGILPALLLISTRRRKQTILSLLLEKCLGIATAVGIILVIFWLYYQDYSSVGRNNHYLKKMIVPTEYIYSTANYVNQTYLTEPVSHTQIGTDAQQKPAATRSEKPTLMVFVLGETARAQNYELNGYPRATNRYTRDMNVISFQDVTSCGTATALSVPCMFSNLNREDYDKQIAANQDNLLDILQRAGIDILWKENDGGDKGVADRVKSEVIERGSSHPLCNGKTCYDMALLDNFSNNVSSLKNNRLIALHLIGSHGPTYYQRYPAEFKAFTPDCPRSDIENCEISEIVNTYDNTLLYTDYVISQTIEKLKALESEYNTALFYISDHGESLGENGVFLHGIPYLLAPETQKKVPLITWFSDGFLRQKNLSTDCLKKQAQSGSYSHDNVFHSMLGIMDVTTSVYTPSLDLFAECRQ, from the coding sequence ATGTCATACCCAGCTGTTCTGCAACGCCTCAGGCTGCCGCAACTGAGCATTGCTCAGATGACCTTCTGCCTGACACTTTATTATGTGCTGATACTTAACCTGCCCCTTTTCAGGGAGTTCTACAGTATTCTTTCTGCCGCTGATGCGGTGAAAACCGGTTTTGTCATATCCATCCCCTTCTTCATTTTTGCCGTTATCTATCTGGTGTTTAATCTGGCGGTCTGGCCCTACATTACCAAGCCACTGTTCAGCCTGATTCTGATCACGTCCAGCATGGTCAGCTACTCCATGTACAACTACGGCATTTATATCGACTACGGCATGGTGGAAAATATCTTTGAAACCGATACTGCCGAAGCCAGTGCCTATGTCAGTCTCTATTCAGCTTGCTGGGTATTGCTGCTGGGCATCCTTCCGGCGCTGCTGCTGATCAGCACCCGGCGGCGCAAACAGACGATCCTCTCACTGCTGCTGGAAAAATGCCTCGGGATTGCCACAGCAGTGGGCATTATTCTGGTGATCTTCTGGCTCTACTATCAGGATTACAGCTCGGTTGGCCGTAACAATCACTACCTGAAAAAGATGATTGTCCCCACCGAATACATCTACAGCACCGCCAACTACGTCAATCAAACCTACCTGACCGAACCTGTCAGCCATACGCAGATTGGCACGGATGCGCAGCAAAAACCCGCCGCCACCCGCAGCGAAAAACCCACCCTGATGGTGTTTGTACTGGGCGAAACCGCCCGGGCACAAAACTATGAACTCAATGGCTACCCCCGGGCAACCAACCGTTACACCCGGGATATGAACGTCATTTCATTTCAGGACGTCACGTCCTGCGGTACCGCCACAGCACTCTCTGTGCCCTGTATGTTTTCAAACCTGAACCGCGAAGATTACGATAAACAGATAGCCGCTAATCAGGATAACCTGCTCGATATTCTGCAAAGGGCCGGCATCGATATACTCTGGAAAGAAAATGACGGTGGCGATAAAGGCGTCGCTGACCGGGTGAAAAGCGAAGTCATCGAGCGGGGCAGCAGCCATCCGCTGTGTAACGGTAAAACCTGCTACGACATGGCCTTGCTGGATAACTTTTCGAATAATGTCAGCAGCCTGAAAAACAACCGGCTGATCGCCCTGCACCTGATCGGCAGCCACGGCCCGACCTATTACCAGCGCTATCCGGCAGAGTTTAAAGCCTTTACCCCTGACTGCCCCCGCAGCGACATAGAGAACTGTGAGATCAGCGAAATCGTCAACACTTACGACAACACCCTGCTCTACACTGACTATGTCATCAGCCAGACCATTGAAAAACTGAAGGCACTTGAATCAGAGTACAACACGGCACTGTTTTATATTTCTGATCATGGGGAATCGCTGGGAGAAAACGGTGTGTTCCTGCACGGCATTCCCTATCTTCTGGCACCGGAGACCCAGAAAAAAGTCCCTCTGATCACCTGGTTCTCAGACGGTTTCCTGCGTCAGAAGAACCTCAGTACTGATTGCCTGAAGAAACAGGCCCAGTCAGGCAGCTATTCCCATGACAATGTATTCCACAGCATGCTGGGGATCATGGACGTGACAACATCTGTCTACACCCCTTCGCTGGATCTGTTTGCTGAATGCCGGCAATAA
- a CDS encoding diacylglycerol kinase, translating into MKPGYTGLKRLCFATGYSIKGLIAAWKHEAAIRQETLLLLAGTVVAVLLPVTQTERILLIGSLIILLITELLNSAVEAVVDRIGPEHHELSGRAKDIGSAAVFVCLLGTAALWITLLLPLVY; encoded by the coding sequence ATGAAACCCGGTTATACAGGCCTGAAACGGCTTTGCTTTGCTACCGGATATTCGATCAAAGGACTGATCGCGGCCTGGAAACACGAGGCCGCCATCCGCCAGGAAACCCTACTGCTACTCGCAGGTACAGTTGTTGCGGTACTTCTTCCGGTCACCCAGACCGAACGGATCCTGCTGATTGGCAGCCTGATTATTCTGCTGATTACCGAGCTGCTCAACTCAGCCGTTGAAGCGGTGGTCGACCGGATTGGTCCGGAACACCATGAACTGAGCGGCCGCGCCAAGGACATTGGCTCAGCGGCAGTGTTTGTCTGCCTGCTCGGTACCGCCGCCCTCTGGATAACTCTGTTACTGCCTCTGGTGTACTAA
- the gap gene encoding type I glyceraldehyde-3-phosphate dehydrogenase, producing MNTIRVAINGFGRIGRNILRALYESGYRDKIQVVAINDLGDAGINAHLLQYDTVHGRFNQPVSVEENQLTVAGDPIRICSQRNPADLPWQALKVDVVYECTGLFTSRESAAAHLQAGARKVIISAPASDVDATIVYGINDHLLDGSQTIISNASCTTNCLAPVTKLLNDSIGIESGLMTTIHAYTNDQKLSDVYHTDLYRARAAAQSMIPTKTGAASAVGLVLPELKGKLDGMAVRVPTINVSLVDLNFIAARNTSTAEINSLIAEAAGGFLKGILEVNELPLVSVDFNHNPASSVFDATQTRTNGRLVKVMAWYDNEWGFSNRMLDNTLALCQKNL from the coding sequence ATGAACACAATCCGGGTCGCGATTAACGGTTTTGGCCGCATTGGCCGTAATATCCTGCGGGCACTGTACGAATCCGGCTACCGGGATAAAATTCAGGTGGTGGCCATCAACGATCTGGGAGATGCCGGAATCAATGCCCACCTGCTACAGTACGACACGGTTCACGGGCGCTTTAACCAGCCGGTATCCGTCGAAGAAAACCAGCTCACCGTTGCCGGAGACCCAATCCGGATATGCTCACAACGCAATCCGGCAGACTTACCCTGGCAGGCACTGAAGGTCGATGTGGTGTACGAATGTACCGGCCTGTTCACCAGCCGGGAAAGCGCCGCTGCGCATTTACAGGCCGGTGCCCGTAAAGTCATCATATCCGCCCCGGCCAGCGACGTGGATGCCACCATTGTGTATGGCATTAATGATCACCTGCTGGATGGCAGCCAGACAATCATTTCTAACGCATCCTGCACGACTAACTGTCTGGCACCGGTTACCAAATTACTGAATGACAGCATTGGCATTGAAAGTGGCCTGATGACAACCATTCACGCCTACACCAACGATCAGAAACTTAGCGACGTATATCACACTGACCTTTACCGGGCCCGGGCTGCCGCCCAGTCGATGATTCCGACCAAAACCGGCGCAGCCTCTGCCGTCGGGCTGGTACTGCCAGAACTGAAAGGCAAACTGGACGGTATGGCGGTAAGGGTGCCAACCATTAATGTTTCTCTGGTGGATCTGAACTTTATTGCTGCACGTAACACCAGCACTGCAGAAATAAACAGTCTTATAGCAGAAGCCGCCGGCGGTTTCCTGAAAGGGATTCTGGAAGTTAACGAGCTGCCGCTGGTATCAGTCGATTTTAATCACAACCCGGCCTCCTCCGTATTTGATGCTACCCAAACCCGGACCAATGGCCGGCTGGTTAAAGTCATGGCCTGGTATGACAACGAATGGGGCTTCTCTAACCGGATGCTGGATAACACACTGGCGCTGTGTCAGAAAAACCTCTGA
- the iolE gene encoding myo-inosose-2 dehydratase has translation MTVRIGINPLTWTNDDLPSLGAQTPLETCLSEGKQAGFAGFELGNKFPRQSDVLGPILDNHGLQLVSGWFSGQLLTRSIEEELAAIEDHLTLLQNLGATAMVYCEVTGCIHGDQQTPVSRRPRMPADQWQSYGEKLTKVAEYTRSRGVKIAYHHHMGTVIETEQEIDLLMQHTGPAVGLLLDTGHLTYAGGDPIAVQQRHAARINHVHCKDIRASVLADVKNRDMSFLDAVLNGVFTVPGDGCIDYATLFRALKTSGYSGWLVVEAEQDPAIAHPLTYATMGANNLKQLCQDAGITLSP, from the coding sequence ATGACCGTCCGTATCGGTATTAATCCCCTGACCTGGACCAACGACGACCTACCGTCACTGGGTGCGCAAACCCCGCTGGAAACCTGCCTGAGCGAGGGTAAACAGGCAGGCTTCGCCGGCTTTGAACTGGGGAATAAGTTTCCCCGCCAGTCTGACGTACTGGGCCCGATTCTGGATAATCACGGCCTGCAGCTGGTATCCGGCTGGTTCAGCGGCCAGTTGCTGACCCGCAGTATTGAAGAAGAACTTGCCGCCATCGAAGACCATCTGACCCTGCTGCAAAACCTGGGAGCTACCGCCATGGTGTACTGTGAAGTAACCGGCTGTATTCACGGCGACCAGCAAACACCGGTGTCCCGGCGTCCACGCATGCCGGCGGATCAGTGGCAAAGCTACGGGGAAAAGCTGACAAAGGTGGCTGAGTATACCCGCTCCCGGGGGGTAAAGATTGCTTATCATCATCACATGGGCACTGTCATTGAAACCGAACAGGAAATAGACCTGCTGATGCAACATACCGGTCCGGCGGTTGGCCTGTTACTGGATACCGGCCATCTGACCTATGCCGGAGGCGACCCCATCGCCGTGCAGCAACGCCATGCCGCCCGGATCAACCACGTGCACTGTAAAGATATTCGCGCCAGTGTGCTGGCCGATGTAAAGAACCGGGACATGAGCTTTCTCGATGCTGTTTTGAATGGTGTATTCACCGTCCCCGGGGACGGCTGCATTGATTACGCGACCCTGTTCCGGGCCCTGAAGACCTCCGGCTATTCCGGCTGGCTGGTTGTGGAAGCCGAACAGGACCCCGCCATTGCCCACCCCCTGACATACGCCACGATGGGTGCGAATAACCTGAAACAGCTGTGTCAGGATGCAGGCATTACGCTAAGTCCCTGA
- the iolD gene encoding 3D-(3,5/4)-trihydroxycyclohexane-1,2-dione acylhydrolase (decyclizing) produces MSTIRLTMAQALVKYLAAQHTEINGQLQPLFAGVFAIFGHGNVAGLGEALYQVREQLPTLRAHNEQGMAHAAIAYAKANNRQRMMACTTSIGPGAANMVTAAALAHVNRLPVLFLPGDTFANRTPDPVLQQLENFTDPGISTNDCFRPVSRYFDRITRPEQIITSLPQALRVLTDPAECGPVTLALSQDVQAEAYDYPESFFALKVHRLRRQPADSQELADAVKALQQAKQPLLVAGGGVHYSDACQRLQQFAEQHNIPVAETQAGKGALAWDHPNYVGAIGVTGAAAANKMADEADLILAVGTRLQDFTTASRTLFSDKPLIQLNVAGFDAIKHNAQPLVTDARLGLHMLSDQLQSWQAGHHWLQTGQQAIAEWNAYYDTVTAAEGIETHTGLPSDAQVLGAVKRAGSPEDVIVCAAGGLPGELHKLWRTDHQKGYHLEYGYSCMGYEIAGGMGVKMASPEREVIVVVGDGSYMMLNSELATSVMLGLKIIVIVLDNRGFGCINRLQNATGGAAFNNLLENCQSTEQGAPKLDFAGHAQAMGALAEKVTGIRELERAMLRARDAEQSYVITLDTDPYCTSEGGYWWDVAVPEVSARDSVNRAHTDYQDAKRKQPY; encoded by the coding sequence ATGAGCACCATCCGTCTGACGATGGCCCAGGCACTGGTAAAGTATCTGGCCGCCCAGCACACTGAAATCAATGGCCAGCTGCAGCCCCTGTTTGCCGGCGTGTTCGCGATTTTTGGCCACGGTAACGTCGCCGGGCTCGGGGAAGCCCTGTATCAGGTACGTGAACAACTGCCCACCCTGCGTGCCCATAATGAACAGGGAATGGCCCATGCCGCCATCGCCTATGCCAAGGCAAACAACCGCCAGCGGATGATGGCCTGTACCACCTCAATCGGCCCCGGCGCTGCCAACATGGTCACCGCCGCCGCGCTGGCCCATGTAAACCGCCTGCCGGTCCTCTTCCTGCCGGGGGACACCTTTGCCAACCGCACCCCTGATCCGGTTCTGCAACAGCTTGAAAACTTCACCGACCCGGGCATTTCCACCAACGACTGTTTCCGGCCGGTTTCCCGCTACTTCGACCGCATCACCCGCCCGGAACAGATCATTACCAGCCTGCCACAGGCACTGCGGGTACTGACTGACCCGGCTGAATGCGGCCCGGTCACCCTGGCGCTGAGTCAGGATGTACAGGCTGAAGCATACGACTACCCGGAAAGTTTTTTTGCCCTGAAAGTCCACCGCCTGCGCCGTCAGCCAGCGGATAGTCAGGAACTGGCGGATGCTGTTAAAGCGCTGCAACAGGCAAAACAGCCGCTGCTGGTTGCCGGTGGCGGGGTGCACTATTCCGACGCCTGCCAGCGACTGCAGCAATTCGCTGAACAACACAATATCCCGGTAGCTGAAACCCAGGCAGGCAAAGGTGCACTGGCCTGGGACCATCCCAACTATGTGGGTGCGATTGGCGTGACCGGTGCCGCTGCCGCCAACAAAATGGCCGACGAAGCCGATCTTATTCTGGCGGTCGGCACCCGCTTACAAGATTTCACTACCGCCTCCCGTACCCTGTTCAGCGATAAGCCGCTGATCCAGCTGAATGTCGCCGGCTTTGACGCCATCAAACATAACGCCCAGCCTCTGGTGACCGATGCGCGGCTGGGTCTGCATATGCTCAGTGATCAGCTGCAAAGCTGGCAAGCCGGCCACCACTGGCTGCAAACCGGCCAGCAGGCAATTGCTGAATGGAACGCTTATTACGACACAGTAACCGCCGCAGAAGGCATAGAAACACACACCGGCCTGCCTTCCGACGCTCAGGTACTGGGAGCAGTCAAACGTGCAGGCAGTCCGGAAGACGTCATCGTCTGCGCCGCCGGAGGTTTACCGGGAGAGTTACACAAACTGTGGCGCACCGACCATCAGAAGGGCTATCACCTGGAATATGGCTACTCCTGCATGGGATATGAAATTGCCGGCGGCATGGGCGTCAAGATGGCCAGCCCGGAACGTGAGGTGATCGTGGTTGTCGGCGACGGCTCCTACATGATGCTTAACTCAGAACTGGCCACCAGCGTGATGCTCGGCCTGAAAATCATCGTAATTGTTCTGGACAACCGGGGTTTTGGCTGCATCAACCGTCTGCAAAACGCCACCGGCGGCGCGGCATTTAACAACCTGCTGGAAAATTGCCAGAGCACCGAACAGGGTGCCCCTAAACTGGACTTTGCCGGCCATGCCCAGGCCATGGGCGCCCTGGCTGAAAAAGTCACCGGCATCAGAGAACTGGAAAGAGCGATGCTGCGTGCCCGCGACGCAGAACAATCATACGTTATTACCCTGGACACCGATCCGTACTGCACCTCAGAAGGCGGGTACTGGTGGGATGTTGCAGTGCCTGAAGTGTCTGCCCGCGACAGCGTGAACCGGGCACATACAGATTATCAGGATGCCAAGCGTAAACAGCCTTACTGA